Proteins from one Dromiciops gliroides isolate mDroGli1 chromosome 6, mDroGli1.pri, whole genome shotgun sequence genomic window:
- the OVOL1 gene encoding putative transcription factor Ovo-like 1 has product MPRAFLVKKPCISTGKRNWSELPDEERGEIYVPVSLGFCPPQPYHDLEPSVAEPPACPLALDMSLREPGYSTAPGPCVVAQLPAEDLGRLAGPQAHDHGFLRPKMKVTGGDSPSGELFACHICHKAFTYQRMLNRHMKCHNDVKRHLCTYCGKGFNDTFDLKRHVRTHTGVRPYKCSLCDKAFTQRCSLESHLKKIHGVQQKYAYKERRAKLYVCEECGCTSDSQEGHVLHLKEHHPDSPLLRKTSKKVAGALQNTVPSLLQTSPHL; this is encoded by the exons ATGCCGCGGGCTTTCCTCGTGAAGAAGCCGTGCATCTCCACGGGCAAGCGCAACTGGAGCGAGCTCCCGGATGAGGAGCGAGGCGAGATCTACGTGCCGG TCAGCCTTGGCTTCTGCCCACCACAGCCCTACCATGATCTGGAGCCTTCAGTGGCCGAGCCTCCTGCCTGCCCGCTGGCCCTGGACATGAGTCTTCGGGAGCCTGGCTATAGCACAGCCCCTGGGCCCTGTGTGGTGGCACAGCTGCCAGCAGAAGACCTGGGCCGTCTGGCCGGCCCTCAGGCCCACGACCATGGCTTTCTGCGGCCCAAGATGAAG GTGACCGGGGGAGACAGCCCGAGCGGGGAGCTCTTTGCTTGTCACATCTGTCACAAGGCCTTCACCTACCAGCGCATGCTTAACCGACACATGAAATGCCACAATGACGTCAAGAGGCATCTTTGCACCTACTGTGGGAAGGGCTTCAATGACACCTTTGACCTCAAAAGACACGTGCGCACCCATACTG gTGTGCGTCCCTACAAGTGTAGCTTGTGCGACAAAGCCTTCACCCAACGCTGTTCCCTCGAGTCCCACCTCAAGAAGATCCATGGGGTGCAGCAGAAGTACGCCTATAAAGAGCGGCGGGCCAAGCTCTACGTGTGCGAGGAGTGTGGCTGCACCTCCGACAGCCAGGAGGGCCACGTCCTGCACTTGAAGGAACATCACCCTGACAGCCCACTGCTGAGAAAGACCTCCAAGAAGGTCGCCGGGGCCCTGCAGAACACAGTCCCCAGCCTGCTGCAGACCAGCCCTCATCTCTGA